In the Solanum pennellii chromosome 5, SPENNV200 genome, one interval contains:
- the LOC107019395 gene encoding uncharacterized protein LOC107019395: MANFEHNVMVALYWGGEIITEMNGCRYTECARMIINMYTSMKYVELVELLHEKMGTTSENIQMDISGKYPCSIQGNHTRFIEFKIDDDQSLLQFFVIPQNFADKIDINVLEMYVKTKSTNQNDIFQISGQHGYHMNLLSQNYGFATVSQPHYAEPIAQPPFQQLLMHDQGSFGEGSSSQRHVDNSSRKYEGRENENNVDPYSDVNAEISEESSEEDEPSKDDGESESNEDINNARDFSQNDIGINLPNQFEKDVSEVQNDVPYFRTLDNEEDIFMSTCESEMEYCSVWSEDGTKDLKKGMFFNSKEKLKRAVTIWSLKKIKEFKVVTSNKSLWVARCKFHTSLGCLWFLRGRKVGDNLWKIGKYIENHRCETEGLSRGHANLNTNLIASLILNQIEKKSKVLVVDVISKVHEKFGHQITYRKAWLGRQRAFELVYGDFKKSFSDLPKFFAAFQHFNHGTIVEWKHEESMSSLEVKTFKYVFWAFKSCIDGFQTCRPVISVDGTHMYGKYEIKLLIAVGIDGNDNILPLAFAIVDKESKEAWKWFFKNLSAHVIKDREDICVISDRAKGILTSLQELRRFQEPRVFHRYCIRHLKSNFQSRFPNKDLSRLMWRAASTHQVRKFESLIWQIREENEDAYEYLMEIPLEKWTVSHDGGKRWGVLTTNLSESFNGVLKKARGLPVTSMVRLSLEQTVERYTRRSKKAQQLLEQDELWTERFKMKWEKNYESSKRHFVFDWNIPTGVYEVRSIQVDGTGGNPHCVSLNERKCDCGKWVNLHFPCSHVMKVTDRMGELARNFVSEHFTVENYVATYSGSFSPVGHKAYWPSPNFRMESNEFYRRLNRSRNSRIPNEMDRGAAVYERACGLCRQTGHDRRRCPDRN, encoded by the exons ATGGCAAATTTTGAACATAATGTGATGGTTGCTTTGTACTGGGGTGGCGAAATAATTACTGAAATGAACGGATGCAGGTATACTGAATGTGCTAGAATGATTATTAACATGTATACTTCAATGAAGtatgttgaattggttgaattATTGCATGAGAAAATGGGTACAACTAGTGAAAATATTCAAATGGATATTTCGGGAAAATATCCTTGTTCGATTCAAGGTAACCATACAAGGTTCATTGAGTTTAAAATTGATGATGATCAATCTTTGCTACAATTTTTTGTTATACCTCAAAACTTTGCGGATAAGATTGACATAAATGTTTTGGAAATGTATGTAAAGACCAAATCAACAAATcaaaatgatatatttcaaattagtGGTCAACATGGTTATCACATGAATTTATTGTCTCAAAATTATGGATTTGCCACGGTTAGTCAACCTCATTATGCAGAGCCGATTGCTCAACCaccatttcaacaattgttaaTGCATGACCAAGGATCATTTGGCGAAGGTTCAAGTAGCCAAAGACATGTTGACAATAGTTCGAGAAAATATGAGGGCAG AGAAAATGAGAACAATGTTGATCCATATAGTGATGTAAATGCTGAAATTAGTGAAGAAAGTTCGGAGGAAGATGAACCTTCAAAAGATGATGGTGAAAGTGAATCAAATGAAGATATCAATAATGCTAgagatttttctcaaaatgacATTGGTATAAATCTTcctaatcaatttgaaaaggaTGTGTCTGAAGTGCAAAATGATGTACCCTATTTTAGAACATTAGATAACGAGGAAGACATTTTCATGTCTACATGTGAATCTGAGATGGAGTATTGTTCCGTCTGGTCTGAAGATGGCACAAAAGATTTGAAAAAAGGTATGTTTTTTaatagtaaagaaaaattaaaacgagCTGTGACAATTtggagtttaaaaaaaattaaagaattcaaGGTGGTGACAtcaaacaagagtttatgggtTGCAAGATGCAAGTTTCATACTTCATTGGGTTGCTTGTGGTTTCTCCGAGGACGAAAGGTTGGAGATAACCTTTggaaaataggaaaatatattgaaaatcatAGATGTGAGACTGAGGGGCTTTCTAGAGGTCATGCCAATCTAAATACCAATTTAATTGCATCTTTGATTcttaatcaaattgaaaaaaaatccaaGGTTTTGGTGGTAGATGTCATTTCCAAGGTTCACGAAAAATTTGGTCATCAAATAACATACAGAAAAGCGTGGCTTGGGCGTCAACGCGCATTTGAATTGGTGTATGGTGACTTTAAGAAATCATTTAGTGACCTACCCAAATTTTTTGCAGCTTTTCAACACTTTAACCATGGAACAATTGTGGAATGGAAACACGAAGAGTCTATGAGTTCATTAGAggtaaaaacttttaaatatgtattttgggCTTTCAAGTCATGCATTGATGGATTTCAAACATGTCGCCCTGTTATTTCAGTAGATGGAACTCATATGTATGGAAAATATGAGATTAAATTATTGATTGCTGTTGGAATTGATGGAAATGATAATATTCTTCCTCTAGCGTTTGCTATTGTAGACAAAGAATCGAAAGAAGCATGGAAATGGTTTTTTAAGAATTTGAGTGCACATGTCATAAAAGATAGAGAAGATATTTGTGTTATATCTGATAGGGCAAAAGGAATATTGACAAGTTTGCAGGAGTTGCGGCGATTTCAGGAGCCTCGAGTCTTCCATCGATATTGTATAAGGCATCTTAAGAGTAATTTTCAATCTCGATTTCCAAACAAGGATCTTAGTAGGCTGATGTGGAGGGCTGCTTCAACCCATCAAGTAAGAAAATTTGAGTCCTTGATTTGGCAAATtagagaagaaaatgaagatgCATATGAATATCTCATGGAAATCCCCTTGGAGAAATGGACGGTTAGCCATGATGGTGGTAAAAGATGGGGAGTGTTGACAACAAATCTTTCAGAGTCGTTCAATGGAGTGTTGAAAAAAGCACGTGGCTTGCCGGTCACTTCTATGGTCAGACTTTCATTAGAGCAAACTGTTGAAAGATACACTCGTAGGTCTAAAAAAGCGCAACAACTCCTAGAACAAGATGAATTGTGGACCGAAAGGTTCAAAATGAAGTGGGAGAAGAACTATGAAAGTTCAAAAAGGCACTTTGTTTTTGATTGGAATATACCCACAGGGGTATATGAGGTTAGATCTATTCAAGTTGATGGTACTGGTGGTAATCCTCATTGTGTTTCActgaatgaaagaaaatgtgATTGTGGAAAATGGGTTAATTTGCATTTCCCATGTTCACATGTCATGAAGGTTACTGATAGAATGGGAGAGCTAGCTAGAAACTTTGTTAGTGAACATTTCACTGTAGAGAATTATGTTGCAACATATTCTGGGTCCTTCTCACCGGTTGGCCATAAGGCGTATTGGCCATCTCCTAATTTTAGAATGGAAAGTAATGAATTCTATCGTCGTCTCAATCGATCAAGGAACAGTAGAATACCCAATGAGATGGATCGTGGTGCTGCTGTATATGAGCGAGCTTGTGGATTATGTAGACAAACCGGACATGATAGGCGTCGATGTCCAGATCGTAATTAA